The nucleotide sequence GGAATGCCACTCCGCTAGATGTTGGTGATGTCTTACGCTGACCACTAGCATCATTGGCTGCTGCTGTCGTCGTTGCGGGGGAGGCTTTGTCAGTTAACAGAATTTTGCCATTCGATAAAGCAACCTCACCAGTGAGACTCGGTTCGAATAGATTCCCAGCGACATTTACACAACCTTTGACACCCCCGCGATATAACTCCTGATAACTGAGTGAAATTTGATTCAGCGCCACGTTAAGCGATTGGTTAAGACCTTGCTCAGCACCTTGGGCCAGACAATCTTGTAAGGCCAACCCGTCTGGAATCACGACATTCGGCAATACGCCAGATATCGGAATGCGACCCTTGGCGGCAATATTACCCTGATTAAAGGCTCCCTCTAAGCGTTCTACTTGGACCCAGTTGCGATCGAAGCGAATCTGGCCATTCACACGCTTCAGTGCTTCCGGTAAACCTTGTACAGCAAAACTAGCGTCATTCAATGCCACAACACCATCAGCGCGAATATCGTCCAGTGCTCCCTCAACTTTGAGCTTAACTTGACCCTTACCACTAATCCATTTGATGGGTAAATCAACTAAGTTCAGCAGCGCTATTCCATCATCCTGGACGCGAATTTCGGCTGCAATCTTTTCATTAGCCGGATATACCTGAATTTGGGGGATGGGGAGCGGGATTTCCCCAACAATACTCAAGGACTCTGAAGCCGCTAAATTTAGACTAGCGGATAAATCCAGACGACCAAGATTGTAGTTAAAGATTCCACCAGCACGGTTAATCGGCTGATTATTAATTGCGCCGTCCGTAATTGAAACTAAACCCTTTATGGTCGGATTTTCGCGACTGCCGCTGATTGTCGCAGTTGTTGTCAAGTCGCCAGTAATTTGGCCAGCCAATGGATAGAACCGCTGAATTTCCGCAATCGGTAATTTATTAATGCTCAACTGACCAGCTGTATTTTTGCCGCCATAGTTCAACTGTAAGTTAACCTGAGCTTCACCAATTTGGGCGATCGCACGAGTAAGGTTGAGCTGCCGATCGATGTAGCTTGCATCAACGACGATCGATTGAATTTGCAACGCTGAATTATCCGGTGCAACTAAGGGAGTCGATTGATCCTTAACTTGGGATTGGGAGGTGGGATACGGTCGCCATTCAACATTCCGAGCCTGCAATTTGAACTCATCAATTGATAATCCTTGTGGCCCAAACTGGAACCGCACATCACTATTAAAGCGACCACGAATATTGGTATATGTTGGTGGAGCTGGCTTAGCTGCAGCAATTTTTTGGATCTGTTGATTTAGTTTCTCGAACTGCTCCAACTGCATTTTCAGCGAAATATCCGATTGATTCGGTGCCCCAACCGTTATGCGGCCAATATCGGCGGCCTTGGCGTTCGCTGTCGGCCCTGGCCCACTGCTAAGCCCACTGCTAAAGCCACTCAACTCAAAAACCTGTAGTGCGGCAAATACATCTTCAATTCGCCCTTGCTCAACTTTCACGCTCCCGGTCACTTTTGGCTTTGACTTTAAATCCACCGCGCCGGCGATTAAAAAGCGACTATCACCCTTTTGGAGGAGTAAGTCAGAGACGCGTAACAGACGATTCGCGTAGACAAAATTTGTGTTGATATTATTCGTGGCGATCGACCCTAGTTGCGGTTGAGCCAGGGTGATATTGCCTCGTGCAACCCCATTGACATAACTTCCCTGGGCTTTAACCCGTTTGCTGCGGAATGCCGTCGAGAATTGACCAAATGCCGCTTGATCGATGAATAACTGCGCTTGGGGAATTTCCTGGCGGGCTAAGTCAACTGTCAAATTGCCCGATAACTGTCCACTAATGGACGATACGGGCAAACCCAAAGAATTCAGTTCAGACAGGGGAACCGCTGCGACCTTGAGGTTAAACAAATCTCCTTGGGCCTGACCGAAAATTTTCAGTTGGTCTCGCTGGATGTTAACTGAAATCGGCTGATTTTGGCCATTGAGGTTAAGTGCTAAACGATCGTTCGCCCCAACTGTCGCCAGCTTCAATCCTTGCCCAGGAGTCAAATTCACTTGACCACGCAATGGTTCAAACTTCAGACTGTTGACACTAAAACCGCGCAAGGCAATGTTCCCTTGAATTTGCGGCTGTGTGATGGCACCGTTTAATCGCCCATCAAAATCAGTTACCCCATTGACTTGCAAGGCTGGAGGTAGCGCTACGGGCAATTTCGACAACGCGAGATTTTTGGCATTTACCCGTAAATCTAACCCAGTGATTGCCGGATTGCCCTGGACATTCGCAAAGATGGTGCCACTGGCTGATAGATCGGGTCCTATTGCCGATAGCAGGTTAACCTGACGGCCATCCCAGTTGAACTTTGCGTCAATCGGCTGCGATGCGAGGGAAATACCTTGAGAGAGTCGGACTTGCCCATCGAGCCGTGTCTGCGGAATACTGAGGTTCGCGAGATTCCCGCGCAGTTTGAGCTGACCATCGGCTGCTCCACGCAAATCTTTATTCACTTGAGCCAAGGCAATACTTGCTAGATCCACATCCGCTTGCCAGCGCTGATCGGCAAACCGGGCTAAAGCGTTAATTCTGCCACCATAGGTCTGTGCCGCCAAATTAATCGTGCCAACCGTTTGAGCCAATTTGAGCTGATCGAGTCGCCCTTGCAACGCAGCCGTCCCACTCGCCAGACCTGTAACTTGTGGGTTGATTTGAGTCAAGTTGAGATTTGCCGCACGGACATTTGCAAACCACTGACGATCGCGCAATGCACCACTTCCCTCAACTCTCCCACCATAGGTTTGTGCAACAAATTCGATATTGCCCGTTGTTTGGTCAATACTGGGTTGATCAAGACTGCCGCGTAGGTTAGCCGTTCCAGTGGCTACTCCGTCTAATTGTGCATTCACTTTCGCCAAGTTAGCATTCACAACGCGGATATTTGCCTGCCACTGACGATCGCGCAGTTGCCCTGTCGCCGTCACTGTTCCACCATAGGCTTGGGCTGAAAATTGCGAGATATCAATTTGCTTACCGTTCTGCGCAATTATCAGATTGCCCCGTGCGGCATAGTCCGATTCTGGTGCTTGCCAGTTGACCCGCGTAATTAGGTTGTCAACTCGGCCATTAACCTTGACCGTTGCATCCACAGGACCAACTTTGACTGGGGGCTGCTGCTGCGTATAAATCTGAGCGATCGCATCGCCTGGAAGCGCTGCCACATTTAGATCGACTTTAATACTTTGTGGAGCCGTAATATTAATCGCCGCTTGGCCCGTTACCCGTCCACCAACTTGTGGTGCCAGTGTCAGGTCTGCAAGCGTTAACTGACCCGTTTTCGTATTTAACTGAAACTTGCTAGCGACTTGTCCAAGGGCGACTTTATCTACGATGACCGCTTGGGTATTACGCACTGTCCCAGACAATATTGGCGCACCGATCGGCCCTTGCATATTCACTTGCGCCGCGACTGCCCCAATCACGGGCACGGGCGATTTAACTTCAAAGGTCTTCAGAAACAACGGAATACCAACGTTGGCAATTTTCGCTTTGAGATCGAATCCCACGTTCGGGTCAATCGTCCCATCAGCCACAAACGGAATCGTGCCAAACTTGGCTTTTACACCCTTCAGATTAATTGCTTGACCCGCAAAATTTATCTTGCCGTTAATCGATTGCAACGGCTGTGGTGTGCCGGGAGCAATCAGATCAACCTGCTTTAAATTTGCCTCTCCCTGCAAACTTACAGGGCTGTTAGGTGCTAGCGTCATGACAACTTTGCCATCCGCCCGCCCTTTCTGGATCTCGATGGGCAATTGCGCGAGTCGATCGATATCTGCCACTAACAGATCATCCGCCTCAACTGTAATTTCCGAGTGCATGCCTTGCCCTTGGCGCTGCTGACTTTCGCCATTTATCTGTAAACTACCGTTTGTTGCAGCATTTGCGCGCAAATCATAGGTGAAACGACGATTTTCATCAAGCAGATTGAGCGCCCCAAAAACTTGATTTAACTGAATTGACTTACGCGTTTGCTTCGGCTTCGGCTTCGGGGAAAGTTCAATCTTCGCATCCTTTAACTGCACCTGGTTCAACTGCACCTCAATTGCAGCTTTCTCCTCGGACTGCCGCAGCTTAGTCGCAATCCAAAGTCCATCAAAATCCTGCTTCAAATAGGCTTCCGGCTGAATTAACGCGACATTCAGCGCCAACTGTCGCTGCCATAATAATTTCCACGGATTAAATTGTATCTGTACCGCTTTAACCGTCAAACGATCGGCGTCATCACTGGTTGCTGGTACAGAGCTTTGGCCAAACTGTAAATGATTAAAGGAAAACTCCTCAAGATCGCCAATCTTAATGGGACGGTTCAGCTCTTTGCTGAGCGACTTCGATACCAGCGGAGCCAACTCTTGATGAATAAATATCCAGGCCCACCGCGACCCAGCCGCAATACCTGCAACTGCCAATAATGCTAGTACAAATAACGCTTTAATCCACCAGGAACGCTGTGAAGGTGGTGGTGTTGATGGTTCAGAAGAGGACATACAAGACCTATCTCACAGTGTTTGTTGAAGCTCATTGCGTGCATCTTAACGTGCGTAACGCACACGTGGCTGTTTCTCGCTAACAGATCAAATTCTGTTGAATATGTAATAGAGTATGAATTAAATTCGGGGGAATCAGGCGAAAAATCGACTTAGATTAAGCGTTATGGGAAAAAATGCTCTAAAAGCGTAATTAAGTAAAAATTTAGACTGATGACGAAGTCGGTTGCAATGCGGCGGATCAATGAATTGTGCTGGAATGAATTGTAGTGGTTGGATACCGGCAGTGTTCAAAACCCCTATCGTATTATGCTCCGTAGATTACGTTGGGATAACCGATCGAATAGTCAGCCCTAACGTTTCAGCAAACTGTGCGAAAGTCAAGAACTTGGGCACATACCCCGTGACATCTAGCTGTGTAGCTTCCCAGACTTGTTGGTCGATCGAGTGTGACATTACAATCACCGGAATATCCCAAGGTCTTTCAAAAAGGCGTAGGTTGCGTAGTAGTGAAATTCCACCGGCATGGGGCAGATCTAGGTCAAGCAAGAGAATCGATCGTTTGATGTCGGTATTTTCTGAAGCAACTGCTAGTTTCTCAAGGGCTTCCACACCATCCGGCACAACTTGTAGGTTGATATTGAGTTGACTGCGACGGAGAGCTCGCTGAACGATCATGACTTCCAATGCATCATCTTCGACTAATAGCAGATTGATTCCTTGTGTTTCATCCTGGTGTGCCAGCATATGGCTGATTCCTCAACTTTAAATTTAAAAAGATATCCGTATCTATTTCCGCTAATCCCGAAAACTAAGATTGAGCTTGCTCTGAATACTGAACATTGCCGATATAGACTCAGGCCAAAATAGACTGCTAAATACAAACAACATTGGTGTTACCAATGGAATTGATACTATCCACATATTGCCAATCAGTCCGTTCATCGTCGCCCGCTAAAAGAGATAAATCCAGTCCGGAGAATGCGCCACGCAATATACCTTTTGAGCTACAGTCTAATTCGAGCATTCCAGGCCGTGATGTGTCTAAAATAGCTGCGATAGTTTTCATGATTGGCAAAGTCCAGATTGGATTTTGATATTTAGTCAAAGCGATTGCTGAATTCCGGCATTAGCACTGACTTAGAACAGTCACAGCAGTGACCAAGGCATCTAAAATCATTGCTGAGGCACCCAGACGGAGACGGAACCCGCCGCGCAAGGAAATTCGGCCCAGCCATGCTCGTTTGTTGTGACTGAGTCGGTAATATGCTCAGTCAGATCAATATAGGTTTGCGCAGGCTGTGCTGTTTCCATCCACTTTTGTCCCGCATCACCATTACTCAAGACGACAGCCATACCACCGGGTTTTGCTTCTGTCCCAATCCGCGTCCAACCGATCGTGTTAGCGTGGTCAAAATAGTCGTATTGGTCGCCGTAAGCGTACTCCTGCCGCACCTTAAGGAAAATATCAATTAGCCGCTGGTGACTATCCATCCATATCTCATACTCTTGACCATCATTACCCTGATCACGATAGTGAGCACCATAATAATCAGCATAGAAAATGCATGGATAGCCATCTCGGCGGAGCAAGATTAAGGCGTAGGCTAGTGGCTTAAACCAAGGCTCAACAACTGATTCTAAGGCTTGTAGCGGCTGTGAATCATGATTTTCTACCAAAGTCACAGCTAATGCAGGTTGCTGCTTGACTAAGCTGTTATCAAAAATTTGGCGCAGGTCATACCCATTCCCGGCTTTGCTAGCATCAGCAAAGTTGTAATGTAGAGGTGCATCAAATAACATGACATCACCACCGGTCACGTCAATAAAATGATGCAACGCCTCAACGTCACCGGACCAATATTCCCCGACGGCAAACAAGCGTTTGCCCGATTGTTTACGGCAATGTTGTAGCCATTGAGGAAAGAAGCCGGCTCGAACATGTTTTACTGCATCAAACCGAAATCCATCAACATTCGTCGTATCAACATACCATTCCCCCCAGCGATTTAAGCGTGTCTGTACCTCTGGATGCTCAACATCAAGGTCGCAGCCCATGAGATAGTCAAAAACACCTTTTTCTAAATCAACATTGTTATCAAATTGTTTGCCTTCGAATAGATAAATAGCATCCTTGTCTTGATCATGCTGATTGTAGTCAACAGCATCAAAATGCCACCAGTGCCACTCGGCATCGGAATATTTACCATCACGGCCGGGAAACGTATAATGTGTCCAGACCTTAACTGTCTGCATATCACCGATCGTTTCATGGCGGTTATGGGGATTTAGCGGCACAGCCTGAGCTTCTTCCGCATGGTCGGCACCCATCATATGATTCATGACCACGTCTGCGTAGACTTCGATACCAGAGGCTTGAACTGCAGCAATCGCATCCAGGTACTCGGCCTTCGTACCATACTTCGTACGCACCGAACCTTTCTGATCAAACTCGCCTAGATCGTACATGTCGTAAACGCCATAGCCAACGTCATATCCGCCTCCAAGACCTTTGTAAGCAGGGGGTAACCACAAGGCTGTAATGCCGATTTCCGCTAGATCATTAGACTTTGATTTGAGATCATTCCAAAGCTTCCCATCTGGTTCCACATACCAGTGGAAGAACTGCATCATGACACCATTAACTTTAGACATGCTGGACTCCAGACCTGAGATAATCGATAAAACGAAGGGAGCTAATTGAAATTTTTTACAGAATCAACAATTACTCTGATGTGGTAATTGGTGCTTGCAACAGCTATTGTTGAATGTCATCGAGCTGCTCGATCGTGATAAAACCGTATTGCCACAACAGCATTGGTAAAGGTCCGTGCTGTCTCTGGCTTTGACGTAGCGCAACCTGAATTTGCTCTGAAGATAGTGCCAGCTCTGTTTTCAGGAACTGAATTAACTGCTGCAAGTTGTGGTATTTCATAGAACTTTTGAGAACACACGAGAACGAAACTAAAAATTGCGATTGATGAGGGAAGAGATGGATGTGAATGACTTACCAAGCTAGGTCGAAGGGGTTGCTTCGCAGTGGGTCGCTGCTTCAATTAAATGCTGGATGACATTTTCTTTAACCATGAGCTGGCGGGTGAAATTAACTACGGCAGCTTGAAGTTCCTCACGACTGAGATAATCGGTGGAAACTTCCAGGGCGCATATATGAAATTCCTGTTCGAGGGATAGTTGAAACTTACGGTTATCCATTTGATGTCTCCATAAAATTTGTTTATTCTGCTGCATCCAGCCCAGCTAAGAACTAACAAAGCATTGACTGAAGATTTGATCCCACTCTAAAACTTCTAGTTGAATTTGCAGTCTGTCTGATTGCGGAAACCCACTGAATCAAAAGGAATACCTCGTCACATAGGGTATTTCGGGCTGTATTCCCTGGAGTGAAACTATTCTAGCGATCGTTCCCTAATCGAGAATGGAAAAATCTCGGGTTTGCACTTTCGGTAGACGGTAGTTCAGTGATCACGGCATAAAGTGGAAATGTTGGAAAAAGAGGAAATCAATTTATGGATAACCGCACAGAAAGAGATGGTTACGATCGTCAGATGATTCCCGCTGAGATAGCGGCGCGGATTGAGCGTGAAGGCGAAGATTACAAGCAAATTCCGGATCAGGATAGCGAAGGCATTGATACAACAGATGGTGTGACCGTTGACAATGAAGGCTTGCTCAATAACTATGCGATTGAGCCTGAAATGTACTACGAAGAGCCCGGCGATCGTGCGGAAATAAAGGCAGCCGAGAAGGCAGAGCGCGAAGCACAGTTGAAAGAGATTAATCAGACAGACGAGTCGGGTCAGTTGACGATGGAGCAAGACCGCCGTGGTCGTGGTGTCGGCATTATCTAGGCAGCTATCAATATGGGTGAGAAAAAACATCTCTAACGCCCACGGGCCAGGCATATTAATATGTCTGGCCCATAGTTTATTGGTTCAACACTGCATCAATCATGATTAGATCGAGCATTTATCGTAGTATTGATGCCCATAGCCTTGACACTTATCGTCTTGATGCAAGCCTAAATCAATGGCAATAGAATGATAAAAGTCGTACCTTGGCCTACCTGGGATTCAACCTCGATTTGCCCCTGATGACTTTCAATAATTTTGCGTGATAGATATAGTCCTAAACCGCTATTAGATCGCTTGTGCTTGCCTCGCCGAAATCGCTTAAATAGCTGAGTTTGATCAGCTTCAGAGATGCCGACACCAGTATCACTGACGGTAATTTTAAACTGTGGATTGCTGGGACTGCTACCGGTGAGCCGAATCGTAATACCACCCGTTTCTGTGAATTTGAGGCTATTCCCAATTAAATTCACTAAGACACGCTTAATTTCTGCGCGATCAAGTGCAATATCATAGGTGAGTTGGGGCGCTGTAATTTCGAACTCTAAGCTGAGTTGTTTATCAATCGCAAGTGGCTCAAGCTGCTGTAGAACTTCTTTAACGAGGCGTGGCATATTGACGCTCACCCGGTTGATTTCCTTGGCTCCAGCCTCATAGCTATAGACTTCAACCAGATCCTGAACCATTTTTAGCAAATCACGATTGCTACTAGTAATGATGTCAATTTTAGCTTGAACGGTTTCTGCGACTTCACCAAACGCACCTTCTTGAATCAACTCCAGCATACGATTAGCACCAACTAGCGGTGTTTGCATATCGTGGGTCATGCGTGAAATAAACTCTTCGCGTTGTTCGAGTAGTGCTTCGCGTTGTTGTTTAATCCGCTCAGATTCCTGCTGTGCCGCGTATAAGCGTAGGCATTGCCGCATAATCCGATCAAGTAACTCAGGCCGGATCTTATCTTTGGCAATATAGTCTGAGGCACCGGCTTTCATAAGTGCCACAGCAACCTGCTCATCTCCGTGACCCGTCAGCGCAATTAGCGGATAGCGCACTCCGAGTTGTCTCAATTGGCCAACGAGCTCAACGCCATTACCATCCGGTAAGTTGTAATCGACGAAGGTGCAGTCGAAAGACTGACTCTGGCTAAGGTCCAAAGCCGCCTTGCAGTTTTCAGCTTCAATTACCTCTAGCTCGGTTTGAATTTTGCGGAGATTACGCTTTACGGCCATCCGATCCACCGCATCATCATCAACGACAAGAACCTTTAATCTTTCTTGTTGCACCATTGTCTTCCTACGAATCTTGAATTCAATGCGATTTTCCTGAGCCGCATTATTGATCAAAGCTCTGTAGCGTAACGATTAACTAGAAATCTGGCAAATACTCCAATAACGGGTGATGATGCCGATCATCTCAACAAATTCATGAAAATCAACTGGCTTAACAATATAGCCCGCAACATTTAACTCATAGGCTGCTGCTAAATCCTGGGGTTGATCGGATGTGGTTAGAATAATGACTGGAATTTTACACATGTTTTCCCGGCTGCGTAGAATTCTGAGAAACTCGAGCCCACCCATCTTCGGCATATTTAAATCAAGCAAGATAATCAGGTTATCGCGCTCACCAGATGAGCTATCACCATAGCAATCATCGAGAATTTCTAATGCTTCGAGCCCATGCGCTGCTCGCTGCAATGGAATATCCAGATGATTTTTGCGCAGAGCACGCTGGACATTCATCACATCGACATCGTCATCTTCAATCAGGAGTAGACTAAACTGCCGTTTTCTAACTAGATTGAGGGTTTGCATTGGGACGGTCTCGCATGCATTAAACTTGGGTACAAATCATTCAGGTGTTGTAGTCGCTGAATTAGGTATAGCCAGCTAATTATAAGCTGATGTTTTAAGTCTGAGTTTCTCTTTAGGGAGAAATGATAATCTAGCAATGAGAGGGAATTGGGAATTTTTATTCTATTTTAAGGGGTAAGATGCGGCATCACTGGACGTATACCTACCTATGTATGTTGACATTGATTAGTTGGACTGACTTCTTACTAAAGGGGTGGATTCGCCGACCTGTATAAGTTCAATTGAACTATATTAGTGATTGTTTTCAGTCTCAGGTAGTTGTGGCAATATCAGGTGTACTGCCAGTCCCCGCAGCGATTCAGGCACTGGATGTAACTCAATTGTGCCGCCAATTAGGTTTATCGTCTTATGGACTAATGAAAGGCCAATGCCGAGGTGCTCCGAGGCGTTAGGTGCATGTTCAAGCACCTGAAACATTTTGAACATTTGTTGGCGATACGCGGGTGCAATACCGGGGCCATCGTCCTGAATCACCAGTTCGACTTGCTGAGCGTGGGACTGTACTTTAATTATAATCGTGCCGCGATCGCGGTCATGATGCTCGATCGCATTGCGGATCAATTGATCGAAAATCAGACGCATTGCGAGATAGGAAGACCGCAATTTAGGTAGTGGGTGAGGTGTTTGCACGTCAAAATTGTCCGGTACGGGAATTTGCTGACAGACTTCGGCGACAATGAGGTTGAGATCGACCATTTGCGACGGCTCAATCCAGCTATCAATTCGCGCATAGCTCAGCAACCCATCAATCATGGCCTGAATTCGTTTGACGCGTTGATGCAAAAGCTGAAAGTGATTTTTGGTCTCACTATCGAGCGGCTCTACAAGATCAGCTTCAATCCACTGAGCTAGGCTGGCGATGCCACGTAGAGGAGTTTTGAGATCATGTGCAGCAGCATGAACGAAGTTTTCTAAGGATTGTTTCTGGCGCTGTAGTAACTGGTTAGTCGAGGAGAGCTCCTGATTTAGGGTCGCTAACTCACCAACTTTTTCCTGCAAGGCATTGGCCAAGCGAATTCGCTCTGATACATCGCGCAGCAAGACAATCAGCGTACGTGAAGCCGGATCGCTGCGGCTAATTGATAATTCGATCGGAATGACTTGGCCATCGGGACGATTTGCCTCCATTCGTTCAACAAGACCGCTTTCCAATCGTTGATTCACCCAGTTTTCCACATTAATCAGGGCCTGACGACGATCGGTTTTGGGTGGGAAGAGAATATTAACTAGCGATCGACCCCGCAGCGATGCAGATTTATAGCCCAAAATTAATTCAGCAGCTGGATTTAACGTCTCAATTAATCCCTGCTGATCGATCATAATGACACCATCAACCAGATTATCAGTAAGGGTGCGGTTGGCTGCGGTTGTGTGGTCGAGCTCGCGGCGACGTTGAAAGATTTCTTGATCAAGCACACGAAATAAATACACAACGCCGGCATAGGTAATCACGCTGAGTATTGCCCCAATGATCTGAATACGGTCAATCAGTTGCTTACGAGCTTGTAGCTGTCGCTGTTGCTGTTTGAGCTGTTTTTGCTGCGATGCTTGAAATTGGGCGACTGTCTGACGCAAGATATCCGTTTTCTGTTTGCCTTGGAGCAGCTTTTCGAGCAGTTCTTGGGACTCTGGCTTGGCCAAGGTGCGCTTGGGGCCAGTGAATCGCGATATTTCGGTTTGGCGATCGATCGCCTGAGCAAACTCCAGTAATTGTTCGGTAACAGCAAATCGAGCATTAATCTGCTGCTGTAGATCAGCGATCGCTGATCGCTGCTGAGGGGATTGTTGTTCGAGTGTTTTCAGCGCATTGGGGAGGGCCAGTTTGGCCAATCGGTAGGGTTGCAGAAACGTTTGGTCCTGGGTTAGCAAATAACCGCGTAGTCCTGTTTCATGATCAACCAAATATTGGAGAATCCGGCGGCTGGTTTCTAGCCGGGCTTCGGTAGCGTTGACCTGTTGCTGTAGTCGGAGTTCCGTCGATCGGGCATCCATCACAACCAGTAAGACGATAGCCAAGCAACTAGCCGGAATTGCAACGAGTAAGGCACCCCAGCGCCCGATCGAGATTTGCTGACTCAATTTACGTAGAAGCGGCTGAATTTTTGACTTCACTTGCTGCATTAGTTAGCCTGCTTAGGCCAGGTAAACTCAAACCGGCAGCCCCGTTCCGGGTTTGAATGGACGGTGATTGTACCGCCTTCCGCTTCGACAATTTTACGAATAATTGCTAAGCCGATGCCAGTATTTTCTGGGGCGTCGCTGGGATTTAAAGTATGGAAAATCCCAAACACCTGCTGCTGTTGCTCAAGCGGGATGCCTGGCCCATCATCGGTAACGGAAAAATGATAGTACTGCTCCGCATCTTGCCAGCCGATTTCAATTTTGCCTTCCTCCCGATCGTGATGTTTGATGGCATTACTGATTAAGTTAGCGAACACCTGCCGCATCAGCAAACGTTTAGCGGCAATATGGGGCATTGACTGGGAAAACTGCAGTATAAATGTCGGGGGTGGGGCGAGTGAGTCGATCACTTCGAGGATTAGCTGCTGAACATTGACAGTTTCTGTATCGATTTGCTCACGGCCAACCCGCGAATATTGCAGTAGGCCATTAATTAAGGCTTCCATTCGTTTGACACGCTGCCGCATCAGGACCAGCTGAGCCTGATTATCTTCGGGTAACTGACCACCTAAGTCCTCTTCTAGCCATTCCGACAAATTTGCGATACCGCGAAGCGGCGCTTTCAAATCGTGGGAAGCCATATAGACAAACTGATCGAGTTCATCATTACGCTGTTCTAAATCAGCTTTTGCCCGTTCAAGGGCTGCACGACTGGTGGATTCTCGCAGTTCGAGCGCTTTACGATCGCTAATGTCCTCGATCATGGCTAAGAAGTACAAGGGTTGATTGGATACACGATCAACCGCCCGGCGCAGCAATGTTACGGTAATGTTGACCCAAATGAGTCCCCCATTTTTATGGATATATCGTTTTTCGAGTGAATAACTTTTTAGCTTGCCATCAAGCAACTGCTGCACCATCGCTAAATCGCTGTCTAGATCTTCCGGATAAGTTATCTCCTGGAAGGTTCGCTGTAACAGTTCGGCCTCCGAGTAGCCGACAATCTGACAGAGCTTATCATTTACCCGTAGCCAGTGCCCGCTCAAATCAACGTGAGCCGCGCCCATCGCCACCTGTTCAAAGGTGGCTCGGAACTGAGCTTCACGCTCTTCAAGCCGTGAATTTTGTTGTTCTAACTGCTGGATGGCAGCCTCTAAGTCGGCAGTGCGCGCGGCAACCCTGGCTTCGAGTTGGGCCGTGAGGGCGCGCAGCTCTGTTGTTGCGGTTTTCTGGGCGGTAATGTCGCGAGCTTCAGGAATGACTAAGATAACCTTACCGTGACGATCGAAAACTGGTTTGAGGGTGAAATCGATCGAGACTGTCTGACTATTCGCGTCACGTAAATCAACTTCGTAGCGAATAAACTCTCCATCGGCGGCTCGGGCAATGGATTGTTTCAGGT is from Romeriopsis navalis LEGE 11480 and encodes:
- a CDS encoding response regulator, whose protein sequence is MQTLNLVRKRQFSLLLIEDDDVDVMNVQRALRKNHLDIPLQRAAHGLEALEILDDCYGDSSSGERDNLIILLDLNMPKMGGLEFLRILRSRENMCKIPVIILTTSDQPQDLAAAYELNVAGYIVKPVDFHEFVEMIGIITRYWSICQISS
- a CDS encoding sensor histidine kinase is translated as MQQVKSKIQPLLRKLSQQISIGRWGALLVAIPASCLAIVLLVVMDARSTELRLQQQVNATEARLETSRRILQYLVDHETGLRGYLLTQDQTFLQPYRLAKLALPNALKTLEQQSPQQRSAIADLQQQINARFAVTEQLLEFAQAIDRQTEISRFTGPKRTLAKPESQELLEKLLQGKQKTDILRQTVAQFQASQQKQLKQQQRQLQARKQLIDRIQIIGAILSVITYAGVVYLFRVLDQEIFQRRRELDHTTAANRTLTDNLVDGVIMIDQQGLIETLNPAAELILGYKSASLRGRSLVNILFPPKTDRRQALINVENWVNQRLESGLVERMEANRPDGQVIPIELSISRSDPASRTLIVLLRDVSERIRLANALQEKVGELATLNQELSSTNQLLQRQKQSLENFVHAAAHDLKTPLRGIASLAQWIEADLVEPLDSETKNHFQLLHQRVKRIQAMIDGLLSYARIDSWIEPSQMVDLNLIVAEVCQQIPVPDNFDVQTPHPLPKLRSSYLAMRLIFDQLIRNAIEHHDRDRGTIIIKVQSHAQQVELVIQDDGPGIAPAYRQQMFKMFQVLEHAPNASEHLGIGLSLVHKTINLIGGTIELHPVPESLRGLAVHLILPQLPETENNH
- a CDS encoding alpha-amylase, translating into MSKVNGVMMQFFHWYVEPDGKLWNDLKSKSNDLAEIGITALWLPPAYKGLGGGYDVGYGVYDMYDLGEFDQKGSVRTKYGTKAEYLDAIAAVQASGIEVYADVVMNHMMGADHAEEAQAVPLNPHNRHETIGDMQTVKVWTHYTFPGRDGKYSDAEWHWWHFDAVDYNQHDQDKDAIYLFEGKQFDNNVDLEKGVFDYLMGCDLDVEHPEVQTRLNRWGEWYVDTTNVDGFRFDAVKHVRAGFFPQWLQHCRKQSGKRLFAVGEYWSGDVEALHHFIDVTGGDVMLFDAPLHYNFADASKAGNGYDLRQIFDNSLVKQQPALAVTLVENHDSQPLQALESVVEPWFKPLAYALILLRRDGYPCIFYADYYGAHYRDQGNDGQEYEIWMDSHQRLIDIFLKVRQEYAYGDQYDYFDHANTIGWTRIGTEAKPGGMAVVLSNGDAGQKWMETAQPAQTYIDLTEHITDSVTTNEHGWAEFPCAAGSVSVWVPQQ
- a CDS encoding NblA/ycf18 family protein — its product is MDNRKFQLSLEQEFHICALEVSTDYLSREELQAAVVNFTRQLMVKENVIQHLIEAATHCEATPST
- a CDS encoding hybrid sensor histidine kinase/response regulator, yielding MQQERLKVLVVDDDAVDRMAVKRNLRKIQTELEVIEAENCKAALDLSQSQSFDCTFVDYNLPDGNGVELVGQLRQLGVRYPLIALTGHGDEQVAVALMKAGASDYIAKDKIRPELLDRIMRQCLRLYAAQQESERIKQQREALLEQREEFISRMTHDMQTPLVGANRMLELIQEGAFGEVAETVQAKIDIITSSNRDLLKMVQDLVEVYSYEAGAKEINRVSVNMPRLVKEVLQQLEPLAIDKQLSLEFEITAPQLTYDIALDRAEIKRVLVNLIGNSLKFTETGGITIRLTGSSPSNPQFKITVSDTGVGISEADQTQLFKRFRRGKHKRSNSGLGLYLSRKIIESHQGQIEVESQVGQGTTFIILLPLI
- a CDS encoding DUF2949 domain-containing protein, with translation MKYHNLQQLIQFLKTELALSSEQIQVALRQSQRQHGPLPMLLWQYGFITIEQLDDIQQ